A stretch of the Uranotaenia lowii strain MFRU-FL chromosome 3, ASM2978415v1, whole genome shotgun sequence genome encodes the following:
- the LOC129753243 gene encoding uncharacterized protein LOC129753243 codes for MLYRDLLNPSRVEKQVNAKLRDNKPIESVVQLHDPPNPVRAEKQGLIPTGSNTLFNVPLNPVNAELRDNKPIESAAQQHDPLNPVKAEMQGLIPTGSNTQFNVPLSPVNAGQQDNKPIESAVQLHDPPNPVRAEKQGLISIDSTTQRCVPLSPVNKELKEGTTDREIVADLEIFFQRNNQLVKLFKTALNQMPTDDYVVVIRADKTPVGQHERQYNAPTIDEVAIVVVGEAFQKRDIVLHRRGGDVQFISETNRCYDGLQYPILFWQGEDGYHFNIKMVNPATGEETDRHDITARVFRQKLKVFMNYIVKHHIFGETRCWMYSIEWQKRGLPHAHILIWLMVKLTPDQIDQVISAEIPDRDIDPLLFDIVINNMVHGPCGTLNVNSPCMTDGKCTKRFPKPFVTETISGNDGYPLYRRRSPEDGGRFATISGRIEIDNRWIVPYSPLLSKTFAAHINVEFCNSVKSIKYITKYVNKGSDMAVVEVRNTSGPSDEIELYQLGRYISSNEAAWRIFSFPIHERHPTVTHLAVHLENGQRVYFTANTARERVISPPSTTLTAFFSLCQEDTFARTLLYSEVPTYYTWNASTKKFMRRKQGRAVAGYSNLYATDALGRVYTVHPTNSECFYLRLLLINVRGPRNFNDLKTVNGLICATFREACQKMNLLENDAHWDVALTDAADTARPQQVRALFAIILTTCSPSNPKELWEKHKDSMSDDILHRVRSENRNPDIAFSQSIYNEALIAIEDVCLNIANKLLPQVGIPAPHRDSNNILDRDLRQETVYDTEELSSFVERNIRNMNEEQRAVYDTIMSAILEQSGGFFFLDAPGGTGKTFLISLILARLRSERKIALAIASTGIAATLLAGGRTAHSALKLPLNLQINEAPTCNISKSSGMGKILRTCEIIIWDECTMTHKKTLEALNNTLRDFRGNNELFGGTLILLSGDFRQTLPVIPRSTPADELHACLKSSILWPYVQKLTLKINMRVQLLNDASAGRFAKQLLDIGNGKMPIDETTKCITFPADFCEIVATKDQLISKVFPDIGHNHKNHQWLSVRAILAPKNQDVNAINYSIQDAIEGDERTYKSVDTVTNTDEVVNYPTEFLNSLDLPGLPPHVLILKVGVPIILLRNINPPRLCNGTRLAVKRLMDNIIEATILNGKFKGEDVLLPRIPMIPTDLPFDFKRLQFPVRLAFAMTINKSQGQSLEVCGVDLERPCFSHGQLYIACSRVGSPNNLIIYAPDRKTKNITYPTALH; via the exons ATGCTGTATCGCGATCTGCTCAATCCATCGAGAGTCGAGAAGCAAG TGAACGCAAAGCTACGAGACAACAAACCGATCGAGAGCGTCGTGCAGCTGCACGATCCACCGAATCCAGTGAGAGCCGAGAAGCAAGGCTTGATTCCGACCGGCAGCAACACGCTGTTCAACGTTCCTCTGAATCCAGTGAACGCCGAGTTACGAGACAACAAACCGATCGAGAGCGCCGCGCAGCAGCACGATCCACTGAATCCAGTGAAAGCAGAGATGCAAGGCTTGATTCCGACCGGCAGCAACACGCAGTTCAACGTTCCTCTGAGTCCAGTGAACGCCGGACAACAAGACAACAAACCGATCGAGAGCGCCGTGCAGCTGCACGATCCACCGAATCCAGTGAGAGCCGAGAAGCAAGGCTTAATATCGATCGACAGCACCACACAGAGATGCGTTCCACTGAGTCCAGTGAACAAAGAACTGAAAGAAGG GACTACGGATAGAGAAATCGTCGCAGACCTAGAAATTTTCTTCCAACGGAATAACCAATTGGTTAAACTGTTCAAAACTGCACTCAATCAAATGCCAACGGATGACTATGTTGTTGTGATTAGAGCTGACAAAACACCGGTTGGGCAACATGAACGCCAATATAATGCACCAACAATCGACGAAGTGGCGATCGTCGTTGTAGGTGAAGCATTCCAGAAACGCGATATCGTTTTGCATCGTAGAGGAGGAGATGTGCAGTTCATCTCGGAAACTAACCGGTGTTACGACGGATTGCAATATCCAATCCTTTTTTGGCAAGGTGAAGATGGCTACCACTTCAACATCAAAATGGTAAATCCAGCGACTGGCGAGGAAACAG ATCGTCATGACATTACTGCACGTGTATTCAGACAAAAGCTTAAAGTGTTCATGAACTACATCGTTAAGCATCACATCTTCGGCGAAACACGATGCTGGATGTATTCGATTGAGTGGCAGAAAAGAGGATTGCCGCATGCGCACATTTTGATCTGGTTAATGGTTAAACTAACACCAGATCAAATCGATCAAGTCATCTCAGCAGAAATCCCAGACCGAGATATTGACCCGCTTCTTTTCGATATTGTTATCAATAACATGGTTCATGGTCCATGTGGCACACTTAACGTGAACTCACCATGTATGACAGATGGAAAATGTACCAAAAGATTCCCAAAACCCTTCGTTACAGAAACAATCAGTGGCAATGATGGTTATCCATTGTATCGTCGGAGATCACCAGAAGATGGTGGCCGATTTGCCACAATTAGCGGGCGCATTGAGATCGACAATCGTTGGATCGTACCATACTCGCCGTTGCTCTCGAAAACATTCGCCGCCCATATTAATGTTGAGTTCTGCAACTCTGTGAAGTCTATCAAGTATATCACGAAATATGTTAACAAGGGGAGCGATATGGCTGTGGTTGAGGTGAGAAACACTTCTGGACCTTCGGACGAAATTGAGCTATATCAGCTGGGACGGTATATCAGCAGCAACGAAGCGGCATGGCGAATTTTTTCTTTCCCGATCCATGAAAGACATCCTACAGTTACCCACTTGGCAGTACACTTGGAGAATGGACAACGGGTATATTTTACTGCAAATACTGCTCGAGAACGAGTGATATCTCCACCCTCAACAACGTTGACTGCCTTCTTTTCGTTATGCCAAGAAGATACTTTCGCCCGAACATTGCTGTACTCCGAAGTGCCAACATACTACACATGGAATGCGTCAACTAAGAAGTTCATGCGTCGTAAGCAAG GTAGAGCAGTTGCGggttattcaaatttatatgcaaCCGATGCATTAGGTCGCGTGTATACTGTTCACCCTACCAACTCGGAATGTTTTTATCTTCGATTGTTATTAATAAACGTCCGAGGACCcagaaatttcaatgatttgaaAACAGTTAACGGCCTAATATGTGCAACTTTTCGAGAAGCATGCCAGAAAATGAATCTATTAGAAAACGATGCACACTGGGACGTTGCACTAACTGACGCCGCAGATACAGCTCGACCTCAGCAAGTTCGTGCATTGTTCGCGATCATATTGACGACCTGCTCTCCATCCAATCCTAAGGAACTATGGGAAAAACACAAGGACTCCATGAGTGATGACATCTTGCATCGTGTAAGATCGGAAAATCGAAATCCAGATATCGCATTTAGCCAATCCATATACAACGAAGCTTTGATTGCGATTGAAGATGTTTGTTTGAATATCGCTAACAAATTACTGCCTCAAGTGGGTATACCAGCGCCGCATCGAGATTCAAACAACATTCTCGATCGTGATCTGAGGCAGGAGACAGTCTATGATACGGAAGAGTTATCTTCATTTGTTGAGAGAAATATCCGAAATATGAATGAAGAGCAACGTGCTGTGTACGACACTATCATGAGTGCAATTTTGGAGCAGAGTGGAGGTTTCTTTTTCCTCGATGCGCCTGGAGGTACAggcaaaacatttttgatttcacTCATTTTAGCAAGATTACGATCGGAACGCAAAATTGCGTTAGCCATCGCATCGACTGGCATTGCAGCAACCTTACTCGCCGGAGGCAGAACTGCACACTCGGCATTAAAGCTACCGTTAAATTTACAGATCAACGAGGCTCCAACTTGCAACATTAGCAAAAGTTCTGGAATGGGAAAAATTCTAAGAACATGCGAAATCATCATATGGGACGAATGTACCATGACACACAAAAAAACTCTTGAGGCTCTGAACAATACCCTTAGGGACTTCCGAGGGAACAACGAGCTTTTCGGTGGTACTTTAATTTTGTTATCCGGTGATTTCCGTCAAACTCTACCAGTTATCCCAAGATCAACGCCAGCAGATGAGTTGCACGCATGCTTGAAGTCTTCAATACTATGGCCGTATGTTCAGAAACttactttgaaaattaatatGCGTGTACAGTTGTTGAATGACGCATCCGCAGGGCGGTTTGCAAAACAGCTACTAGACATTGGAAACGGAAAAATGCCTATCGATGAAACAACAAAATGCATAACATTTCCAGctgatttttgtgaaattgtGGCAACCAAAGATCAGCTTATATCGAAGGTGTTTCCAGATATTGGTcataatcacaaaaatcatcagtGGCTGAGCGTTCGAGCAATCCTTGCTCCAAAAAATCAGGACGTAAACGCTATTAATTACAGCATTCAGGATGCTATCGAGGGAGATGAGAGAACCTACAAATCCGTTGATACAGTAACCAATACTGACGAAGTGGTGAACTATCCGACAGAGTTCCTCAATTCTCTTGATTTGCCTGGTTTGCCACCACACGTCCTGATTTTGAAAGTTGGTGTGCCAATAATACTACTGCGGAACATTAATCCCCCACGGCTTTGCAACGGCACTCGGCTCGCTGTTAAAAGATTGATGGATAATATCATCGAGGCAACCATTTTGAATGGCAAGTTTAAAGGAGAAGACGTTCTGTTACCACGTATTCCGATGATACCAACGGATCTGccttttgattttaaaaggttGCAGTTCCCTGTACGACTGGCTTTTGCAATGACGATTAACAAGTCTCAAGGGCAGTCCCTTGAAGTTTGCGGAGTAGATCTCGAACGACCATGTTTTTCCCACGGACAATTGTACATCGCTTGCTCCCGTGTCGGATCCCCGAACAACTTGATTATTTATGCTCCAGATAGAAAAACGAAGAATATAACATATCCCACAGCATTACATTGA